One Spirochaetota bacterium genomic region harbors:
- a CDS encoding M23 family metallopeptidase, translating to LDSLLAKAGTKVVIPHKDGLLIVCKHFYDAWLAKLFTGGKGSINGRYIHHPLELLAMDDIRFAFIENARPIAVNSKIEKLYTLRQKFQSPINGRFTSMYGDRVDPLEHGMAFHNGLDICAPQGTPIKPVQKGFVNFTGWLDGYGFTIIIQHDEGYESWYGHCQKIFAQTGEFVTTDTIIGTVGSTGRSTGPHLHFMLLQHGKMLNPIMFIW from the coding sequence GTTAGATTCATTACTTGCAAAGGCAGGCACCAAAGTTGTTATCCCCCATAAAGATGGGCTCCTAATTGTGTGCAAACATTTCTATGATGCATGGCTTGCTAAACTCTTTACAGGTGGTAAAGGTTCAATTAACGGCAGATACATACACCATCCACTTGAATTATTAGCAATGGATGATATCCGGTTTGCATTTATTGAAAATGCCCGTCCTATAGCAGTGAATAGTAAAATTGAAAAGCTTTATACTCTAAGACAAAAATTCCAGTCACCTATAAATGGAAGGTTTACATCCATGTACGGCGACAGGGTTGACCCGCTTGAACATGGCATGGCTTTCCATAATGGGCTTGATATCTGTGCACCGCAGGGTACTCCTATTAAACCAGTTCAAAAAGGGTTTGTCAATTTCACTGGTTGGTTGGATGGGTATGGGTTTACAATCATTATTCAGCATGATGAAGGTTATGAAAGCTGGTATGGACATTGCCAGAAAATATTTGCCCAAACAGGCGAATTTGTAACAACTGATACTATCATTGGAACGGTAGGCTCGACAGGAAGATCAACTGGCCCTCATCTTCATTTTATGTTGTTGCAGCACGGCAAGATGCTTAATCCTATCATGTTTATATGGTAA